From Amphritea atlantica, a single genomic window includes:
- the aceK gene encoding bifunctional isocitrate dehydrogenase kinase/phosphatase, producing the protein MKPCDAELVALLILDGFTDYRKQFKAITRQAKACFEAADWQAIQGLSAERIDLYELVVKHVGKQISAAISDVSDHALWAGVKACYISLIVIRDDAELSETFYNSIYCSLFGHRQITDQLMFIRSRTGALPQLDALNTGQIYRRYTLKNGLVPFLSQLLDDYQFSIPWENKRRDIRNLLRYIRVSFAADVVADDKTVIEVIHSVFYRNKAAYIVGRVHFDHQAVPFILPVLNNERGGVFIDTALTDENDVSIVFSFTRAYFLVDVDIPAEFIRFLHSLIPMKSIAELYNSIGFYKQGKAEFYRSFMAHIEQTSDQFEIAPGTKGMVMTVFTLPSYPVVFKIIKDRFASAKQITREGVKAKYQLVKRHDRAGRMADTQEFVNLSLPRKRFSDTLLSELTQVAASSVDIGVDEVVIKHLWTERRMIPLNIYLDEMLHQDNEQAVFLAINEFGKCVKELAAANIFAGDMLFKNFGVTRHGRVVFYDYDEICYLTECNFRSIPEPLYPEQELAAEPWYSVSANDIFPEEFTLLTACDRRIRKDFNQLHGDLLDPEWWVNMQIQVSQGAIIDLFPYRKLRRFDRDPPV; encoded by the coding sequence ATGAAACCATGTGATGCAGAGTTGGTAGCCCTGCTTATACTGGACGGTTTTACGGATTACCGTAAGCAGTTTAAAGCGATTACCCGTCAGGCTAAAGCCTGTTTCGAAGCGGCTGACTGGCAGGCGATTCAAGGCCTTTCAGCAGAACGCATCGACCTTTATGAGCTGGTGGTTAAGCATGTAGGTAAACAGATCAGTGCGGCTATCAGCGATGTGTCTGACCATGCGCTCTGGGCCGGTGTAAAGGCCTGTTATATCAGTCTTATTGTTATCCGGGACGATGCTGAACTGAGTGAAACATTTTATAACTCTATCTATTGCTCACTCTTCGGTCACCGGCAGATAACTGATCAGCTGATGTTTATTCGCTCAAGGACTGGGGCTTTACCGCAATTGGATGCGCTCAATACCGGTCAGATTTATCGCAGATATACGCTTAAAAATGGCCTGGTCCCTTTTCTGAGTCAGTTGCTGGACGATTATCAGTTTTCCATACCCTGGGAAAATAAACGCAGAGATATACGCAACCTGCTGAGATACATCCGGGTAAGCTTTGCCGCAGATGTCGTGGCCGATGATAAAACCGTAATAGAGGTGATTCATTCCGTTTTTTACCGTAATAAAGCTGCCTATATCGTAGGCAGGGTCCATTTTGACCACCAGGCAGTGCCGTTTATTCTGCCCGTTCTGAATAATGAGCGTGGTGGGGTGTTTATTGATACTGCGCTGACAGATGAAAATGACGTGTCTATTGTATTTAGTTTTACCAGGGCATACTTTTTGGTAGATGTCGATATACCTGCAGAGTTTATCCGTTTTTTACACTCACTGATTCCAATGAAGTCGATTGCGGAACTGTATAACTCAATCGGCTTTTACAAGCAGGGAAAAGCTGAATTTTATCGCAGTTTTATGGCTCATATCGAACAGACCTCTGATCAGTTTGAAATTGCGCCGGGCACCAAGGGGATGGTTATGACAGTATTCACACTGCCATCCTATCCGGTGGTTTTTAAAATAATAAAAGATCGTTTTGCGTCGGCCAAGCAGATCACCAGAGAGGGGGTGAAAGCTAAATATCAGTTGGTAAAAAGGCATGACCGGGCCGGCCGGATGGCGGATACACAGGAGTTTGTAAATCTTTCACTACCAAGAAAACGGTTTTCTGACACGTTGTTGAGTGAGCTAACGCAGGTTGCTGCTTCATCGGTTGATATCGGTGTTGATGAAGTTGTAATTAAGCACTTATGGACAGAGCGAAGAATGATTCCCCTCAATATCTATCTTGATGAGATGCTGCATCAGGATAATGAACAGGCGGTGTTTCTGGCGATTAATGAGTTTGGTAAGTGCGTTAAAGAGTTAGCCGCAGCAAATATATTTGCCGGTGATATGCTGTTTAAAAACTTCGGCGTAACACGTCATGGCAGAGTAGTGTTCTACGATTATGATGAAATCTGTTATCTGACTGAGTGTAATTTTCGCTCGATTCCCGAGCCGCTTTATCCTGAACAGGAACTGGCAGCTGAACCATGGTATTCAGTTTCAGCGAACGATATCTTTCCCGAAGAGTTCACATTGTTAACGGCCTGTGATCGCAGAATTCGAAAGGACTTCAATCAGCTGCATGGTGACTTGCTTGACCCTGAATGGTGGGTGAATATGCAAATACAGGTTAGTCAGGGAGCTATTATTGATCTGTTTCCCTACAGAAAATTGCGCCGCTTTGATCGGGATCCCCCGGTATAG
- the pfkA gene encoding 6-phosphofructokinase — MYRLPELKKTTQINAIAVMTSGGDSPGMNPAIRSVTRAALNQGIRVFGINRGYSGLIIGDLSELKSSDVTNIVQRGGTILKSDRCEAFKDPVVRNQAAEILKEHGIGGLIVIGGDGSLTGAHLLTQETGLPVVGLPGTIDNDIYGTDDSIGFDTALNTALEAIDKIRDTAVSHERIFLVEVMGRNSGHIASQVGVACGAEMIVVPEIDFKLDALCFSLANQRAEGRGSSGIIVVAEGPKPGLTYRLANQLETHGEKPGVCILGHIQRGGRPTGHDRVLASCLGAAAVTYLMAGFTDIMVGMINSKITATPLLDIMEKKKPLNPQLVELAQLLHK; from the coding sequence ATGTATCGCCTTCCCGAGTTGAAAAAAACCACCCAAATCAATGCGATTGCCGTTATGACCAGCGGCGGCGATTCACCCGGGATGAATCCGGCGATCCGAAGCGTTACCCGGGCGGCCCTCAATCAGGGCATCAGGGTATTTGGCATCAACCGGGGTTACAGTGGACTTATCATCGGCGACCTATCTGAACTCAAGAGCAGTGACGTCACCAATATTGTTCAGCGGGGCGGTACGATCCTGAAAAGCGATCGCTGTGAAGCATTTAAAGATCCGGTTGTACGCAATCAGGCGGCTGAGATACTTAAAGAGCACGGTATCGGGGGCCTGATTGTCATTGGCGGCGATGGTTCCCTTACCGGGGCGCATCTGTTAACCCAGGAGACCGGTCTCCCTGTTGTAGGACTGCCCGGCACCATCGATAACGATATCTATGGTACTGATGATAGCATCGGCTTTGATACCGCTCTCAATACTGCCCTGGAAGCGATCGATAAAATCCGTGACACGGCGGTATCTCACGAACGAATATTTCTGGTTGAAGTGATGGGACGAAATTCAGGTCATATCGCATCTCAGGTCGGCGTTGCCTGCGGTGCAGAGATGATTGTTGTCCCCGAAATTGACTTTAAACTGGATGCTCTGTGTTTCTCACTGGCGAACCAGCGCGCAGAAGGGCGAGGCAGCAGCGGTATTATCGTGGTCGCTGAAGGTCCCAAACCGGGCCTGACCTATCGCCTGGCTAATCAGCTCGAAACCCATGGTGAAAAACCAGGGGTATGTATTCTGGGACACATACAGCGGGGCGGCAGACCGACCGGCCATGACCGGGTGCTGGCCTCATGCCTGGGCGCAGCGGCAGTCACCTACTTAATGGCAGGCTTCACCGACATCATGGTCGGTATGATCAATAGCAAGATCACCGCAACACCACTATTAGACATAATGGAGAAGAAGAAGCCGCTCAACCCACAACTGGTGGAACTGGCTCAGCTGCTGCATAAATGA
- a CDS encoding AFG1 family ATPase, producing the protein MQKDFIDIYHQALSFNGYQHDPDQLRLAEALDPVYKSLISGNTHPGNSAGIYIWGPVGRGKTFLMDLMFSHLPGTICLRHHFHRFMAQIHQQLRELQGKPDPLELIASKLARQYKLICFDEFFLNDIADAMILGKLFKSLLRLGVILITTSNRPPEKLCKDPLFEDRVRPIITMINQQMRVFNLAGETDHRLRTLTPAPCIFHPGNQNHPDTEQQLTGLYTTISNTPPRPDEVIVLQRAIPAKAVSTECVWFDFEHICMGARSQMDYIDLANRFSHIFISQVPLLGSRSREQIKARGTEDGSLAVKAGERQVLLGSMDDPARRFISLVDELYDRGVNLFLSLEVPLENLYMEGSLIFEFARTYSRLAEMQSLEYQQRCPIG; encoded by the coding sequence ATGCAGAAAGATTTTATCGATATATACCACCAGGCACTTTCCTTTAACGGTTACCAGCATGATCCGGATCAGCTGCGCCTGGCTGAGGCCCTTGACCCAGTCTATAAATCCCTGATATCGGGCAACACCCATCCCGGCAATTCAGCAGGGATCTACATCTGGGGGCCGGTAGGACGCGGCAAAACATTTCTGATGGATCTGATGTTTTCTCATCTGCCCGGCACTATCTGTCTGCGTCATCATTTTCACCGTTTTATGGCTCAGATCCACCAGCAACTGCGCGAACTGCAGGGTAAGCCAGACCCTCTTGAGCTGATCGCCAGCAAACTGGCCCGCCAATACAAACTGATCTGTTTTGATGAGTTTTTTCTCAATGATATTGCCGATGCGATGATCCTGGGCAAGCTGTTCAAATCGCTTCTCAGACTCGGGGTTATTCTGATCACGACCTCCAACCGTCCACCAGAGAAACTCTGTAAAGACCCGCTTTTTGAAGACCGGGTCAGACCGATTATTACAATGATTAACCAACAGATGCGGGTATTTAACCTGGCCGGAGAAACCGATCACCGATTGCGCACGCTGACCCCGGCTCCGTGTATATTTCATCCAGGAAACCAGAACCACCCTGACACGGAGCAGCAGCTGACCGGGCTCTATACAACCATTAGCAACACCCCTCCCCGACCCGACGAAGTTATAGTGTTACAGAGAGCTATACCCGCCAAAGCGGTTAGTACGGAGTGTGTCTGGTTTGACTTTGAACATATCTGTATGGGCGCCCGCAGTCAGATGGATTATATCGACCTGGCTAACCGCTTTAGCCATATATTTATCAGCCAGGTGCCCTTACTGGGAAGTCGCAGCCGGGAGCAGATCAAAGCCCGTGGTACAGAAGACGGCAGTCTGGCGGTAAAAGCGGGAGAACGCCAGGTGCTGTTGGGTAGCATGGATGATCCGGCGCGACGCTTCATCAGTCTTGTCGATGAGCTTTATGACCGAGGCGTAAACCTGTTCCTGAGTCTGGAAGTGCCGCTGGAAAATCTTTATATGGAGGGTAGCCTGATATTTGAGTTTGCCAGAACATATAGCCGTCTGGCCGAGATGCAATCGCTGGAGTACCAACAACGATGCCCTATCGGCTGA